The Elusimicrobiota bacterium genome includes a window with the following:
- a CDS encoding MotA/TolQ/ExbB proton channel family protein: MHELSFWGILKISLVMPVLLFLSVIMVGVFIERVLFFARMGNIDPFLFKSLKEYVVAGKLKEAQVLAGQGNGLIAEALEAVLAASHSRERTEMDHVLTLYFQRTQALLSRRLGLFGTLSFISPLLGLLGTVLGVMAAFRDLAMTGSGGPGVVAAGISEALYATAAGIVVAVTAALIYNYFNFKLKHILNSLNIFGQEIALIVSLGRDV; encoded by the coding sequence ATGCACGAGTTGAGTTTTTGGGGCATATTGAAAATCAGTTTGGTCATGCCGGTGTTGTTGTTTCTGTCGGTCATTATGGTGGGTGTCTTTATTGAGCGGGTCCTGTTCTTTGCCCGTATGGGAAACATCGATCCCTTTTTGTTCAAGAGTTTGAAAGAATATGTGGTGGCCGGGAAGCTGAAAGAGGCTCAGGTTCTGGCGGGGCAGGGAAATGGATTGATTGCGGAGGCGTTGGAAGCGGTGTTGGCCGCGTCTCATTCGCGGGAGCGAACGGAAATGGACCATGTGTTGACGCTCTACTTTCAACGAACACAGGCTCTCTTGAGTCGGCGACTGGGGCTGTTTGGGACCTTGAGTTTTATCTCGCCTCTTTTGGGGTTGTTGGGGACCGTGCTGGGGGTGATGGCCGCCTTTCGTGACCTGGCCATGACCGGATCCGGCGGGCCTGGGGTGGTGGCGGCGGGTATTTCAGAAGCGTTATACGCGACCGCGGCGGGTATTGTCGTTGCGGTGACCGCCGCGCTCATCTACAACTATTTCAATTTCAAATTGAAACATATTTTAAATAGTTTGAATATTTTCGGGCAAGAGATTGCGCTGATTGTTTCCTTAGGGCGGGATGTTTAA
- a CDS encoding biopolymer transporter ExbD, giving the protein MNEDDMAETEKINVVPLADLTLVLLIILMVLSPMISQSMIRVATPQVASSGQEGQAGPEEKIPLLIAISDEGYRLNNMPFENLNVLFTSLHERLAADRERPVLVSAADDVFVGKVVEVLDGVKQMGAGEVSLVKNVVPGKKK; this is encoded by the coding sequence ATGAACGAAGACGATATGGCTGAAACCGAGAAAATCAACGTGGTTCCCTTGGCGGACTTAACGTTGGTGTTGTTGATTATTTTGATGGTTCTCTCTCCCATGATCAGTCAGTCCATGATCCGGGTGGCGACGCCTCAAGTGGCGTCTTCCGGCCAAGAGGGACAGGCTGGTCCGGAAGAGAAGATTCCGCTTCTGATCGCTATTTCTGACGAAGGCTATCGGCTGAATAATATGCCCTTTGAGAACCTGAATGTGTTGTTCACCAGTCTCCATGAGCGGTTGGCGGCCGATCGGGAACGGCCGGTTCTGGTGAGCGCGGCCGATGATGTTTTTGTGGGGAAAGTGGTCGAGGTGTTGGACGGGGTCAAACAGATGGGTGCGGGGGAAGTTTCTCTCGTCAAAAATGTGGTTCCGGGGAAAAAGAAATGA
- a CDS encoding biopolymer transporter ExbD has protein sequence MNDVRRRITIDGAIGGVNIVPVIDLCLVLLVILLILSPIMDKAPVEVTLPKAHVSKEDLENNISITVDPEGRLAVNTTEVALSDLGAEINRQLRTHATDVFVIIRADEKVTYGGLTDLIKIAKEAGARYVAVGTREFNEDEKKVAKNLRGTNPW, from the coding sequence ATGAACGATGTCCGGCGGCGGATCACCATCGATGGGGCGATCGGAGGCGTGAATATTGTGCCTGTGATCGATCTCTGTTTGGTGCTCTTGGTGATCCTCTTGATTCTATCGCCGATCATGGACAAGGCCCCTGTGGAAGTCACTTTACCGAAAGCGCACGTGTCGAAAGAAGATTTGGAAAACAATATTTCCATAACCGTTGATCCCGAAGGACGCCTCGCGGTGAACACGACCGAGGTCGCCCTATCCGATTTGGGGGCAGAGATTAACCGTCAACTTCGGACGCACGCCACCGATGTTTTCGTCATTATTCGCGCCGACGAAAAAGTGACGTATGGTGGGCTCACAGACTTGATTAAAATTGCCAAAGAGGCGGGGGCCCGTTATGTGGCTGTGGGGACTCGCGAATTTAATGAAGATGAAAAGAAAGTTGCGAAAAACCTTCGAGGGACAAACCCGTGGTGA